CGATCCCCTGTGTAATGCGAGGTTTCAGCCCCCTGGTTTGCTCACCGATCTTGTGGATGTATTCCGGCGTGGTCCCGCAACAGCCGCCGACGAGATTGACCCAGCCGTTCTCGGCATAGGCGCGAAGTGTCTCCGCGACCTCACTGGGGTTGGAATCGAATCCGCCCATTCCGTCCGGCATCCCGGCATTGGGATAACAGCTGATGGGACAGCTGGCGAGCTTCGACATCGCCTCGACATAGGGCCGCATCTGTTTGGGGCCGATTGCGCAGTTCAGCCCGATGCTGAAGAGCGGGAAGTGAGCGACCGAGGTGTAGAACGCTTCGACCGTCTGAGCCGTCAATGAGCGACCGGTGTCGAAAATTGTTCCTGAGACCATCACCGGCAGCGTGATGCCCCGTTCCTCGAACACCTGACGAATGGCGAACAGACACGACTTCATGTTGAGCGTGTCGAACGAAGTTTCCGGCAGCAGGATGTCGGCTCCGCCATCGATCAGACCGCGAACCTGTTCGGCGTAAGATTCGACCATCTGATCGAACGTGACGGGCCGTGTTCCTGGATTGTCGGCGTTCATGGACAGCAGGAACTTCGTCGGGCCGATGCTTCCGGCCACGAACCGCGGCTTGTCGGGATTCTTGCGCGTGAATTCGTCGCAGGCCTGCCGGGCGAGTTTCGCCGACGCGGCATTGATCTCGTGCGTGAGATGTCCCAGGCCGTATTCATCCTGATTGAGGATGTTGGCGTTAAACGAGTTCGTCTCGATGATATCGGAACCGGCATCGAGATAGCGGCGATGGATATCGAGAATCATCTCCGGCTGCGTCAGGCAGAGAATATCCGTCGCGTTCTTCAGATCGGTCGGATGATTCCTGAACCGCTCGCCCCGGAAATCGGCTTCGGTCGGCTTGGAATCGAGGATCAGCGCCCCCATCGAACCATCGAGCAGAAGAATCCGATCTTCGAGAAGGTTGTTGAGCAGGTCGTGCGTCGAATTGATACTCGTTGAAATCATAAGAGGATCAGCAACTCCGTAGGGGTTCGTCGATCGCGGTTTTGCGCCGGCGGGGCCACTGCTGGCTGGTCCGGCAGTGGTGTTTCGTTCTCGATGCATCCGGATTGATGTTACGCCGGACCGATTTCGGATTGGCCGAAAGCGTATCGCGCTTCAGTGAGCCGGTCTGGTTCGTCTCTCGGAAAATGCAGCCCGTCGGAAACCACTCGCCCCCTTGGGGAAGAGGGCCACGGTGAGGGAGAAATGCGGGTTCCATGCTTCGCAGGCCGTTTATTCGAACCTGAAAAGGAACGTCGCTGGTTAATCGCCCCCTCATCCGCCCTTCGGACACCTTCTCCCCCTCAAGGGGCGAAGGCGCATTCTTCGATCGAAGAACCGTTTACCCGGGGATCATTTACCCCGTTCGCCGGACAGCACACGATAACGATTGCGGCTGCAGATGGAAACGGGTCTACAGCTTCAGCTCGGAGAGGATTCGCTGGCAGGCTTGCGACTTATTCAGCGCGTAAAAGTGAATCCCGGGCACCCCTTGATCCAGCAGCTCCTGACACTGTTCGACGGCATGTTGAACGCCGATTTCGAGTTGCGCCTCCGCATCGTCCTGGACGGCTTCCAGCTTGTGCGCGAGCCCTGCAGGGAAGTCTGAACCGCACATCGCCGAGATCCGGCGGATGCGGGCGAACTCTGTGATCGGCATGATTCCCGGCACCAGCGGGATTTTGCAGCCGGAAGCGTCGTAACGTTCCCGGAACCCGAAGAATCGGCTGTTGTCGAAGAACAATTGTGTGAAAGCAGCATCCGCCCCTGCGTCAATTTTTCGCTTCAGATTTTCCAGATCAAGATCGGCGGACAGGCACTCCGGGTGCTTCTCCGGATAAGCCGCCACGCCGATGCCCATTTCCGGATGATGCTCCCGGATCAAACTGACCAGCTCGTTGGCGTAGGTGAGCCCGCCTTCGGCTGGTTTGAACGTTTCCTCGCCCTTGGGGGCATCGCCCCGGAGAGCCATGATATTCTGAATGCCCGCTTTCGAGGCCGCCGTCAGCCAGTCGACGAGTTCCTCTTTTGAAGAACCGACGCAGGTGAAGTGAGCCGTCGTGGGGATGTCGTATCGCTCCTGAATCTGTTGACACAGATCGATGGTCCGAGTTCGCGTGCTGCCTCCGGCTCCATAGGTGCAGGAAATGAATGCGGGCTGGTGTTCCCGCAAAGTGTCCAGTGTTTCGATCAGCAGTTCGTCGCCGCGAGGAGTCTTCGGCGGGAAGATCTCAATCGAGATAACGGGCTTGGAGGACTGGAATAGCTGGGGGAGAGGAATCATACGGTCAACTCAGTGCGACGTTCCGCCGCATCTTGATGGTACTCAATGTTTTACCGACAACAGATTCGCGAAAAACCGGCGGGGAAAATCGCAAATCCGACTTGTTATGCCGACTGCGATCTTCTATCGTTACGCGGATTCAGAAAATTCTGGAAGAGTGTATCAATTCCTCGTGCTGAGACGAGAGACACGCCGGGCCAATCGTTGCGGTTTTGACAGTTTTCGACAAGTGATAGTCGCCCGCCCTTCTGAGAACAATGGCATTCCGTCGGACTCCACCCTGCTGGTGGTTGTCCTTTCCGAGATGCCCTGATTCCTTTCCGGGACGTCGAATGATCGTCGTTCCGCCCTCTGGACCTGATTTCTGACTGCCCATTTCCCGACAGGAACATTCCCTCATGTCAACAATCGAACTTCTTCCCTACAAGGTCAAGGATCTGGCCAAAGCTGAGGCTGGCCGCAAAGACATCTCACTGGCAGAAACCGAAATGCCAGGCCTGATGTCGCTCCGCCGCAAGTACGGGGAATCGAAGCCGCTGGCCGGGGCCCGCATTGCCGGTTGCCTCCACATGACCACCCAAACTGCCGTGCTCATCGAAACTCTGGTCGCCCTGGGCGCGGAAGTTCGCTGGTCGAGCTGCAACATCTTCTCGACACAGGATCACGCTGCCGCCGCCATCGCCGCTGCCGGGATTCCGGTCTTCGCCTGGAAGGGCATGAGCGAAGAAGAGTTCGACTGGTGTATCGAACAAACCCTGTTCTGGCCGGACGGCAAAGCTCTGAACATGATTCTGGACGACGGTGGCGACCTGACCGCCATGTGCCACAACAAGTACCCGGAACTGCTCAAGGACATCCGCGGGCTGACCGAAGAGACCACGACCGGCGTTCATCGTCTGCACCACATGCACAAGCAGGGCAAGCTCGGCGTGCCGGCCATCAATGTCAACGACTCGGTCACCAAGAGCAAGTTCGACAACCTCTACGGCTGCCGCGAATCGCTGGCAGACGGCATCAAGCGGGCGACCGACATCATGGTCGCTGGCAAGGTCGTTGTCGTCTGTGGTTTCGGCGATGTCGGCAAGGGCTGTGCGGACGCCATGGACGGGCTCGGTGCCCGCGTGATCGTGACCGAGATCGATCCGATCTGCGCTCTGCAGGCCGCGATGGAAGGTTTCGAAGTCACCACGATGGAAGACGCTGCCTCGCGCGGCGACATCTTCGTCACCACGACCGGCTGCTGCGATGTTATCCGTGGCGAGCACATGGACGTGATGAAGCACGAAGCTATCGTCTGCAACATCGGGCACTTCGATTCCGAAATTCAAATTGCTTATCTCAACAACCGCAAGGACATCGAGAAGCAGTCGATCAAGACTCCGGCAGACGAAGGTGGACCGGTTCACCGTTACGTCTACCCGGACGGCAAGGCCATCCTCGTGCTGGCGGAAGGTCGCCTGGTCAACCTGGGTTGTGCCACTGGCCACCCATCGTTCGTGATGTCCAACAGCTTCACCAATCAGGTGCTCGGCCAGA
The genomic region above belongs to Rubinisphaera margarita and contains:
- the ahcY gene encoding adenosylhomocysteinase, yielding MSTIELLPYKVKDLAKAEAGRKDISLAETEMPGLMSLRRKYGESKPLAGARIAGCLHMTTQTAVLIETLVALGAEVRWSSCNIFSTQDHAAAAIAAAGIPVFAWKGMSEEEFDWCIEQTLFWPDGKALNMILDDGGDLTAMCHNKYPELLKDIRGLTEETTTGVHRLHHMHKQGKLGVPAINVNDSVTKSKFDNLYGCRESLADGIKRATDIMVAGKVVVVCGFGDVGKGCADAMDGLGARVIVTEIDPICALQAAMEGFEVTTMEDAASRGDIFVTTTGCCDVIRGEHMDVMKHEAIVCNIGHFDSEIQIAYLNNRKDIEKQSIKTPADEGGPVHRYVYPDGKAILVLAEGRLVNLGCATGHPSFVMSNSFTNQVLGQMALWSETDKFEVGVHVLPKELDEEVARLHLDKLGVKLTKLTSDQAEYLNIPVEGPYKPEYYRY
- the metF gene encoding methylenetetrahydrofolate reductase [NAD(P)H], which gives rise to MIPLPQLFQSSKPVISIEIFPPKTPRGDELLIETLDTLREHQPAFISCTYGAGGSTRTRTIDLCQQIQERYDIPTTAHFTCVGSSKEELVDWLTAASKAGIQNIMALRGDAPKGEETFKPAEGGLTYANELVSLIREHHPEMGIGVAAYPEKHPECLSADLDLENLKRKIDAGADAAFTQLFFDNSRFFGFRERYDASGCKIPLVPGIMPITEFARIRRISAMCGSDFPAGLAHKLEAVQDDAEAQLEIGVQHAVEQCQELLDQGVPGIHFYALNKSQACQRILSELKL